GTGACGCAGACTTTGCCGGCGGAGGCTTCCATGTGGGCGTAGTCGTCCATGGCGGCGATGCCGACGGCCTGGGCGACGGCGTTCATGTTGTAGGAGTCCTTGGTTTTCAGGAACTCGTTGATAATCTCCGGGCGGGCGACGGCGGTTCCGATGCGCATGCCGGCGAGGCTGAAGGATTTGGAGAAGGTCCGCATGACGATGGCGTTTTCGTAGCGCTTCGGGAAGTCCATGCAGTGGTCGTCGGCGAAATCGACGTAGGCCTCGTCGATGACGACGATGCCGTTGAAGGATTCGCAGAGGCGCTCGACGGCCTTGCGGGGGACGGCGACGCCGGTGGGGGCGTTGGGGCGGGTGAGAAAACAGAGGCGCGCGGGCGTGGCGTAGAATTCTTCCGTGAGCTGAAAGTCGCCGTCCAGGTCGACGTACTTCAGGGAACAGCCGTGGAGCTGGCAGAGGACTTCGTAGAGGGAGTAGGTCGGGTAGGTCGCCAGCACGCCGTCGCCCGGGTCCACGAAGGTGCGGAGGGCCATGGCCAGCAATTCGTCCATGCCGTTTCCGGCGATAACCCAGCCGGCGCTTTCGTAGCCGTAGCGGTGGGCGCAGATCTCGCGAAATTCGCGGAAGACCGGATCGGGATATTTCCGGAGGCGATCCAGATCGAAATTGGCGAGGGCCTCCTTCACGCGGGGCGAAGGCGGGTAGGGGTTTTCGTTGGTGTTGAGCTTGATGAAGCGCCGGCCCTGGGGCTGTTCGCCGGGCACATAGCCTTCTACGCCCCTGAGCAATTCGCGCTGGAATTTCACTGGCGCACCTCAATTGACCAGGCGTGCGCCTGCAACTCCTCGGACTCGGCGAAGGCGCGGATGTCGGCGGCGTCCTTCTGAAGCCGTTCCCTGGAATAGTAGAGCACGCTGGTGACCTTGCGGAAGTCCTCGGCTGTGAGCGGGGAGGAAAAGCGGGCCTTCCGCCCCGTGGGGAGGATGTGGTTCGGGCCGGCGTAGTAATCGCCGACGGCGACGGGGGTCATGGGGCCGAGCATCATGGCGCCGGCGTGTTTGATTTTGTCGACGAAGTTGCGCGGGTATTCCACCTGCACGCTGAGGTGCTCGGGTGCGTAGAGGTTGGTCAGGGCGACGGCCTCGTCCATGGTGCGGGTCTGAATCAGTACGCCGCGGTGGGTCAGGGAGTGCTCGATGATCTGCCTGCGCGGGAGCTTCGGGATTTTTTCGGCCAGCTTGTCCTTGACCTCGGCGATGAGGCGCGCGGACGGGGTGATCAGGACGGACATGGCCTCCTCGTCGTGCTCCGCCTGGGCGAGCAGTTCCGAGGCGACATAGGCGGGGTTTGCGTGGTCGTCGGCGAGGACAACGACCTCGGACGGGCCGGCCTCGCTGTCGATTTCCACGACGCCGCGCACGAGGGCCTTGGCGGCGGTGACGAAGGTGTTGCCGGGGCCGGTGATCTTGGTGACGGCGGGGATGGTTTCGGTGCCGTATGCGAGGGCCGCGACGGACTGTGCCCCGCCGACGCGGAAGACGCGGGTGGCGCCGGCGATCTTGGCGGCGGCGAGGACGACGGGGTGGATTCCGCCCTTCCAGGAGGGCGGGGAGACCATAATGATCTCCTTTACGCCGGCGACGCGCGCGGGGGCGATGTTCATGAGCACGGAGGAGGGGTAGAAGGCTTTACCACCGGGCACGTAGACGCCGGCGCTTTCGATGGGGGTGATGCGCTGGCCGAGGACGGCGCCGTCCTCGTAGGTTTCCTCCCAGGATTCGCGGAGGAACTTGCTGTGGAAGCTGTAGATGTTTTCGTAGGCGCGGCGGAGGATCTGGATCATGCGGGGGTCGACGGACGCCATGGCGGCTTCGATTTCGCTGGCGGGCACCTCGAATTGGGCGGGCTCCAGCTCGACGCCATCGAAGCGCGCGGTGAAATCCGCCAGGGCCTTGTCGCCCTCCTTTCGTACGGCCTCCACGATCCAGCGGGTCTGTTCCAGTTTGTCCTGGATGAGCTGGCCCATGTTGAGGTTGTCGCCGTGGCGGCGGATGAAGCGTTGGACTTCTTCAAGGGTGGCGTCGTCGGTTACGTTAAGTTCTTTCATTGCTTTCCCATTGTGCGCTTCGCAAACAAATTCTTCCGAAGCCGGTGTACCCAAGTTTTCTACCACCCCCTACGGGGGGTCTATGACCTTCACCCTACGATTTTCCGCCGCTGCGCGGCTATACAACAAAGCCTGGCCCCAAGCGCCAATCTGATTCGCATACGTTCGCGTCCACTCGCGTATCAACTTATCTGGTAGTGCTACGCAACAAGGCCCCCCATAGGGGCAATGCCGGCGGGCCGCCGGCGCTCCATAATTTATTTCCGGTGGCGTTGCCTCCGATGCCGGCGGGCCGCCGGCGCTCCATAGGGCTATTCCGGCGGCGTTGCCACCGTTGCCGGCGGGCCGCCGGCGCTCCATAGGGCGCCTACTCGCGAACGCGCTCGATATCCGCGCCGAGGCTGCTCAGGCGCTCTTCAATTCTTTCATAGCCGCGGTCGATATGGTACACGCGGGCGATCGCGGTTTCGCCGTGTTTCGCCATGAGGCCGGCGATGACGAGCGCGGCGCTCGCGCGGAGGTCCGACGCCATGACGGGGGCGCCGCTGAGCGCTTCGACGCCGCGCACGATGGCGGTGTTGCCGTCGAGGCTGATGTCGGCTCCCATGCGGACCAGTTCGGCCACCTGCATGAAGCGGTTTTCGAAGACGGTTTCCTTGATGCGGCTGACGCCCTTCGCGCGGGCGAGCATGGCCATCATCTGCGCCTGGAGGTCGGTCGCGAAGCCCGGATAGGGCAGCGTGGTGATATCGACGGCGTTTATCCCGTTCGGCGCGGCGGCGCGTATCTTGTTGCCGTGCGTTTCGACCGCGGCGCCGGCCTCCTGCAGCTTCTTGAGGAAGTTGGGCAGGTGATCCGGGTTCGCGTTGGCGACGGTCACATCGCCGCCGGTGGCGACGCCCGCGGCGAGGAAAGTTCCCGCTTCGATGCGATCGGGCATCACGACATGCTCCGCACCCCCGAGGGCGTCGACGCCAACCACGGTGATCATGTCCGTGCCGGCGCCGGAGATTTGCGCGCCCATGGCGTTCAGGAGGTGCGCGA
This Candidatus Hydrogenedentota bacterium DNA region includes the following protein-coding sequences:
- the hisC gene encoding histidinol-phosphate transaminase — encoded protein: MKFQRELLRGVEGYVPGEQPQGRRFIKLNTNENPYPPSPRVKEALANFDLDRLRKYPDPVFREFREICAHRYGYESAGWVIAGNGMDELLAMALRTFVDPGDGVLATYPTYSLYEVLCQLHGCSLKYVDLDGDFQLTEEFYATPARLCFLTRPNAPTGVAVPRKAVERLCESFNGIVVIDEAYVDFADDHCMDFPKRYENAIVMRTFSKSFSLAGMRIGTAVARPEIINEFLKTKDSYNMNAVAQAVGIAAMDDYAHMEASAGKVCVTRERVREELMAMGFDVPDSQTNFLLAFWYGNPTAKELFERLREEGILVRYFNHRRLEDALRITIGTDEECDALLQALRGMV
- the hisD gene encoding histidinol dehydrogenase: MKELNVTDDATLEEVQRFIRRHGDNLNMGQLIQDKLEQTRWIVEAVRKEGDKALADFTARFDGVELEPAQFEVPASEIEAAMASVDPRMIQILRRAYENIYSFHSKFLRESWEETYEDGAVLGQRITPIESAGVYVPGGKAFYPSSVLMNIAPARVAGVKEIIMVSPPSWKGGIHPVVLAAAKIAGATRVFRVGGAQSVAALAYGTETIPAVTKITGPGNTFVTAAKALVRGVVEIDSEAGPSEVVVLADDHANPAYVASELLAQAEHDEEAMSVLITPSARLIAEVKDKLAEKIPKLPRRQIIEHSLTHRGVLIQTRTMDEAVALTNLYAPEHLSVQVEYPRNFVDKIKHAGAMMLGPMTPVAVGDYYAGPNHILPTGRKARFSSPLTAEDFRKVTSVLYYSRERLQKDAADIRAFAESEELQAHAWSIEVRQ
- the murA gene encoding UDP-N-acetylglucosamine 1-carboxyvinyltransferase; the protein is MDKILIRGGKPLRGTVQVRGAKNAALPLMAATILAEEPCILHNVPCLHDIFSMDKLLADMGMTIDFTGRSMTMDPTTLNKPEAHYDLVRRMRASFFVLGPLLARFGKCRVSLPGGCAIGARPVDIHLKGLEALGASIRIEDGYVVAEGKLKGANHVLDFPSVGATENLLMAATRAEGVTRLTNVAREPEIEDLAHLLNAMGAQISGAGTDMITVVGVDALGGAEHVVMPDRIEAGTFLAAGVATGGDVTVANANPDHLPNFLKKLQEAGAAVETHGNKIRAAAPNGINAVDITTLPYPGFATDLQAQMMAMLARAKGVSRIKETVFENRFMQVAELVRMGADISLDGNTAIVRGVEALSGAPVMASDLRASAALVIAGLMAKHGETAIARVYHIDRGYERIEERLSSLGADIERVRE